One genomic region from Phragmites australis chromosome 1, lpPhrAust1.1, whole genome shotgun sequence encodes:
- the LOC133919922 gene encoding sodium/calcium exchanger NCL1, producing MATRRQHRRAFPLVPLLLSLLAAAAYGRLISDGSPSAPHFSVIRLSAPAAGAEEKCEQSYGFLPCTTTVLGNLFLVLVYGFLMYKAATNLSAGSELLLEIMGPGLIGGLLLPILGALPDALLVLVSGLSGSRETAQSQVLIGMGLLAGSTVFLLTLLWGTCVIVGKCDLGPNRVAVDLQDTKGFSLTGTGISTDVQTSYAARIMGISVIPFIIAQFPKMLKTHHGQRLAVLLALIVSFLLVLSYCLYQVFQPWIQRRKLAYAKHKHVISGILKHAQRQALGRLLNEDGTPNEIVIRKLFRKIDMDESGALSRAELHALIVGINFEEVEFDKQDAVVKIMDDFDTSHNDTVEEEEFVQGMKKWLNEAKRSMPASGAFSNKFINDYHARTRQEHDQLVDQSDEAVESVENPGWCITKAVGLLLLGTAIAAAFADPLVDAVHNFSNATHIPPFFISFIALPLATNSSEAVSAIIFASRKKQRTSSLTFSEVYGGVTMNNTLCLGVFLALIYTRNLTWDFSSEVLIILLVCVVMCLFTSFRTTFPLWTCLVAYMLYPLSLVIVYILDYIFGWS from the exons ATGGCGACTCGCCGGCAGCATCGCCGCGCCTTCCCTCTGGTtccgctcctcctctccctaCTGGCCGCGGCCGCCTACGGCCGCCTCATCTCCGACGGCTCCCCGTCCGCGCCCCACTTCTCCGTGATCCGCCTCTCCGCGCCGGCCGCAGGGGCCGAGGAGAAGTGCGAGCAGTCGTACGGCTTCCTTCCCTGCACTACCACCGTGCTCGGGAACCTCTTCCTGGTGCTCGTGTACGGGTTCCTCATGTACAAGGCGGCCACGAACCTGTCGGCGGGGAGCGAGCTGCTGCTCGAGATCATGGGGCCCGGCCTCatcggcggcctcctcctccccatcctCGGCGCGCTCCCCGACGCGCTCCTCGTTCTCG TATCCGGCCTTTCCGGGAGCAGAGAGACCGCGCAAAGTCAGGTCCTGATTGGAATGGGGCTGCTTGCTGGTTCCACCGTCTTCCTCCTCACCCTGCTTTGGGGAACCTGTGTCATTGTCGGCAAGTGTGACCTTGGGCCAAACCGTGTTGCGGTTGATTTACAGGACACCAAGGGCTTCAGCTTGACTG GCACTGGCATTTCAACTGATGTGCAGACCAGCTATGCAGCACGGATCATGGGGATATCTGTTATTCCTTTCATCATCGCTCAGTTCCCGAAGATGTTGAAGACCCACCATGGGCAGCGCCTAGCTGTCTTGCTGGCCCTTATCGTATCATTCTTGCTCGTGCTTTCCTACTGCCTGTATCAG GTTTTCCAGCCATGGATTCAGAGGAGGAAACTCGCGTACGCGAAACACAAGCATGTGATCTCTGGGATCCTGAAGCACGCCCAAAGGCaagctctcggtcggctgctCAACGAGGACGGCACACCCAATGAAATCGTCATAAGAAA GCTGTTCCGCAAGATCGACATGGACGAGAGCGGTGCTCTATCCCGGGCCGAGTTGCACGCGCTCATCGTCGGGATCAACTTTGAGGAGGTTGAATTTGACAAGCAAGACGCCGTCGTCAAGATCATGGACGACTTTGACACGTCCCACAACGACaccgtggaggaggaggagttcgTGCAGGGGATGAAGAAATGGCTCAACGAGGCCAAGCGCAGCATGCCGGCCAGCGGCGCCTTCTCCAACAAGTTCATCAACGACTACCATGCG AGGACGAGGCAGGAGCACGACCAGCTGGTTGACCAGTCCGACGAGGCCGTGGAGAGCGTGGAGAACCCGGGCTGGTGCATCACCAAGGCCGTGGGGCTCCTGCTCCTGGgcaccgccatcgccgccgcgtTCGCCGACCCGCTCGTCGACGCCGTCCACAACTTCTCCAACGCCACCCACATACCGCCCTTCTTCATCTCGTTCATCGCCCTCCCGCTGGCGACCAACTCCAGCGAGGCCGTCTCCGCCATCATCTTCGCCAGCAGGAAGAAGCAGAGGACCTCCTCCCTCACATTCTCCGAG GTTTATGGTGGCGTGACGATGAACAACACGCTGTGCCTGGGCGTGTTCCTGGCGCTCATCTACACAAGGAACCTGACGTGGGACTTCTCGTCGGAGGTGCTCATCATCCTGCTCGTCTGCGTCGTCATGTGCCTCTTCACCAGCTTCCGGACCACGTTCCCGCTCTGGACCTGCCTCGTCGCCTACATGCTCTACCCGCTCTCGCTTGTCATCGTCTACATCCTTGACTACATCTTCGGCTGGTCATAG
- the LOC133919839 gene encoding uncharacterized protein LOC133919839, translating to MEDRQVLVQPEQNFVPGEQTLVIGQEFADVDTCRRAVKDMAIALHYELRVVKSDRSRFIAKCSREGCPWRVHIAKCPGVPTFTVRTLHGEHTCEGVRDLHHQQATVGWVARSVEARLRDNPQIKPKEILQDIREQHGVAVSYMQAWRGKERSMAAVHGTLEDGYRFLPAYCEQIGKMNPGSVATYRGIGPENSFQRLFVSFRASIYGFLNGCRPLLEIDKADLKGKYLGALLCASAVDADHMMFPLAFGVVDSESDENWMWFVSELRKMLGVNTDKMPILTILSERKPQVVEAVEVNFPTAFHGFCLRYVTGNFRDEFKNPKLLNLFWSAVYALTATEFDSKVNEMMQVQDVRPWLERFPPNLWAVAFFEGIRYGHFSLGITEILYNLSLECHELPIVQTIEHIKHQLTCWFAERRNLAQSYNSVLVPSAEKLISEAISDSGCYQVLRANKVEFEIVSSERTNIVDTQARLCSCRRWQIYGIPCAHAVAALLSCGEDPRLYAHECFSVMKYQETYSQSIYPIPDRSHWNNSSLGLQGVGSKADVMLSPPKIRRPPGRPKMKILKMESLKRPKRIVQCGRCHLLGHSQKKCSLRS from the coding sequence ATGGAAGACCGCCAAGTTTTAGTTCAGCCAGAGCAGAACTTTGTACCTGGTGAGCAGACCCTTGTCATTGGTCAAGAGTTTGCGGATGTTGACACATGCCGGAGGGCTGTTAAGGACATGGCCATTGCTTTGCATTATGAGCTACGTGTTGTGAAATCTGATCGTAGCCGATTCATAGCAAAGTGCTCAAGAGAAGGCTGCCCGTGGCGTGTGCACATTGCCAAGTGCCCTGGTGTTCCTACTTTCACTGTCCGGACTTTGCACGGGGAGCACACTTGTGAGGGTGTTCGAGACTTGCATCATCAGCAGGCTACTGTTGGTTGGGTGGCTAGGTCCGTTGAGGCAAGGCTCAGGGATAACCCACAGATTAAGCCAAAGGAGATATTGCAGGATATTCGGGAGCAGCATGGGGTTGCTGTTTCTTATATGCAGGCATGGCGTGGAAAGGAGAGAAGCATGGCTGCTGTTCATGGTACACTTGAGGATGGATACCGCTTTCTTCCTGCATATTGTGAGCAGATTGGGAAGATGAATCCTGGTAGCGTTGCAACATATAGAGGGATTGGACCAGAGAATTCCTTCCAGCGGCTGTTTGTCTCATTTCGTGCATCCATTTATGGTTTCTTAAATGGGTGCAGGCCTCTGTTGGAAATTGACAAGGCTGACCTGAAGGGAAAATACCTTGGGGCATTGCTATGTGCTTCAGCTGTTGATGCTGATCACATGATGTTCCCTCTAGCATTTGGTGTTGTTGATTCTGAGAGTGACGAAAACTGGATGTGGTTTGTATCAGAACTGAGGAAGATGCTCGGAGTAAACACAGATAAGATGCCCATCTTGACAATACTATCTGAGAGGAAACCGCAAGTGGTTGAAGCTGTTGAAGTCAACTTCCCCACAGCTTttcatgggttttgcttgagatatGTGACTGGGAATTTTCGTGATGAGTTCAAGAATCCTAAACTCCTCAATCTTTTCTGGAGTGCTGTTTATGCTCTCACAGCAACGGAATTTGATTCAAAGGTAAATGAAATGATGCAAGTACAAGATGTCAGGCCATGGTTAGAGCGTTTTCCACCAAACCTCTGGGCAGTTGCTTTCTTTGAGGGTATCCGATATGGCCATTTTAGTCTTGGAATAACCGAGATATTATATAATTTGTCACTTGAGTGTCATGAGCTTCCCATTGTGCAAACTATAGAGCACATCAAGCACCAACTGACCTGCTGGTTTGCTGAACGTCGCAACTTGGCACAATCATACAACTCAGTTCTTGTTCCATCAGCTGAGAAACTTATTTCAGAAGCTATCTCTGACTCAGGATGTTATCAAGTCCTTCGAGCAAACAAGGTGGAGTTTGAGATTGTGTCATCAGAGCGAACAAACATTGTGGACACTCAAGCTAGGTTATGCTCATGCCGTCGATGGCAAATTTACGGCATTCCATGTGCACATGCCGTTGCTGCACTGCTTTCATGTGGTGAAGATCCCCGCCTATACGCTCATGAATGCTTCAGTGTAATGAAGTATCAGGAAACCTACTCCCAGTCAATCTATCCAATTCCAGACAGGAGCCACTGGAACAATTCATCTTTGGGGTTACAAGGCGTAGGCAGCAAAGCAGATGTGATGCTTAGCCCACCCAAGATACGGAGGCCTCCTGGCCGTCCCAAAATGAAGATTCTTAAGATGGAGAGCTTGAAACGGCCAAAACGGATCGTTCAATGTGGTCGATGTCATCTTCTTGGACATTCTCAAAAGAAGTGCTCATTGCGAAGCTGA